One genomic window of uncultured delta proteobacterium includes the following:
- a CDS encoding hypothetical protein (Evidence 5 : No homology to any previously reported sequences): MPGSPLGRGSAFPGAAPVVAGFAGIGSRGFRVRRRDAFSAKAHIGVVGLHVRVRRHALAGFYVFFLAFFDIMRVHGLSSMLPVTSLFHNTTLRPNLNDKAKRKTSHAKKGRDAYAYRPFCRLLQGSPAGRKLEFEQQFGSIVGIPTDVPSKIYLSYIQ, encoded by the coding sequence GTGCCGGGCAGTCCCCTGGGCAGAGGATCAGCTTTTCCCGGCGCCGCGCCCGTCGTCGCAGGGTTCGCCGGAATCGGCTCTCGCGGATTCCGGGTGCGGCGGCGTGATGCATTCTCCGCCAAGGCCCACATTGGCGTCGTGGGACTGCACGTCAGGGTCCGGCGCCACGCCCTTGCCGGGTTTTACGTCTTTTTTCTGGCGTTCTTTGATATCATGCGTGTTCATGGCTTATCCTCCATGTTGCCTGTTACTTCTCTATTCCACAATACCACATTACGGCCGAATCTCAATGATAAAGCGAAAAGAAAAACAAGCCACGCCAAAAAAGGCCGGGATGCATACGCATACCGGCCCTTTTGTCGTCTGTTGCAGGGATCACCCGCCGGTCGCAAGCTGGAATTTGAGCAGCAGTTCGGCTCCATCGTTGGTATACCAACGGACGTGCCGTCGAAAATTTATTTATCTTATATACAATAA
- a CDS encoding 2-dehydropantoate 2-reductase, whose translation MAKPHIAILGGGAMGCLFGAGLFEAGCDVTLIVRTEESAAVIRENGIRLDSPDGNTRTVTGIAATADYAAAAGASAVLVLVKASATEIAAKSLAPHLTANTLVVTLQNGLGNVEVLCNHLPPAQVAAGITGNGAINLGTGHIRLGGTAQTVLGEMRGGPSARLEELCVLLMKARFPTRVSENISGALWTKLMVNVGLNPVSALTGFRNGRIATDPEAFSIAAAAVREAAAVAEASGIRLETDDPVAHMRLVAEKVAANETSMLQDLRAGRMTEIEVMNGEIERRGKALGVPAPVNATLASLVRLRQIARPV comes from the coding sequence ATGGCAAAACCGCATATCGCGATACTCGGCGGGGGCGCCATGGGCTGCCTGTTCGGCGCGGGCCTTTTTGAAGCCGGCTGCGACGTGACCCTGATCGTGCGGACAGAGGAATCCGCCGCCGTGATCCGGGAAAACGGGATCCGTCTGGATAGCCCGGACGGGAACACCCGGACCGTGACGGGCATTGCGGCCACAGCGGACTACGCCGCCGCCGCCGGCGCGTCGGCCGTGCTGGTGCTGGTGAAAGCCTCGGCAACGGAAATCGCGGCCAAATCCCTGGCCCCGCACCTGACCGCCAATACCCTGGTCGTGACCCTGCAAAACGGCCTCGGCAACGTGGAAGTCCTGTGCAACCACCTGCCGCCGGCCCAGGTGGCGGCGGGCATCACGGGGAACGGCGCCATAAATCTCGGCACCGGGCATATCCGGCTTGGCGGCACGGCGCAGACCGTGCTTGGGGAGATGCGGGGCGGGCCTTCCGCGCGGCTTGAAGAGCTGTGCGTCCTGCTCATGAAGGCGCGCTTTCCCACCCGTGTTTCCGAAAATATATCCGGCGCTCTCTGGACGAAGCTCATGGTCAACGTGGGGCTTAACCCGGTCAGCGCTCTGACGGGGTTCCGGAACGGGCGGATCGCCACGGACCCGGAGGCCTTCTCCATCGCGGCGGCTGCCGTGCGCGAGGCTGCCGCCGTGGCCGAAGCTTCCGGCATCCGGCTGGAAACGGACGACCCTGTCGCACATATGCGCCTTGTGGCGGAAAAGGTCGCGGCCAACGAGACCTCCATGCTGCAAGATCTGCGCGCGGGCCGCATGACGGAGATTGAGGTCATGAACGGGGAAATCGAGCGGCGCGGCAAGGCGCTGGGCGTACCCGCGCCGGTCAACGCCACGCTGGCTTCCCTCGTGCGGCTGCGCCAAATCGCGCGTCCCGTGTAA
- the gcl gene encoding glyoxylate carboligase (Evidence 2a : Function of homologous gene experimentally demonstrated in an other organism; PubMedId : 14257608; Product type e : enzyme): protein MAKMRAVDAAVQVLLKEGVRAAFGVPGAAINPFYSAMNKAGGIDHILARHVEGASHMAEGYTRANPGNIGVCIGTSGPAGTDMITAMYSASADSIPILCITGQAPKAKLHKEDFQCVDIASIAKPVTKMAMTVLEPGQVPRAFQQAFHVMRSGRPGPVLIDLPFDVQVAEIEFDIDTYEPLPVYKPGASKKQLEKVLAMLMAAQKPVIVAGGGVINADAADLLVQFAELTGVPVIPTLMGWGAIPDDHPLMIGRIGIQSSHRYANISFLESDFVLGIGNRWANRHTGSIEKYTAGRKFVHIDVEPTQIGRVFNPDLGIASCAKAALAGLVDLAKEKKAALPDFSGWAKTCRDRKNDAAMQRKTHFDTVPVKPQRVYEEMNKAFGKDVTYVTTIGLSQIAANQMLHVYKPRHWINSAQAGPLGWTLPAALGVVKADPSRTVVALSGDFDFQFLIEELAVGAQFKLPYIHVVVNNSYLGLIRQSQRGFNMDYCVQLSFENVNAPEIGEYGVDHVKVAEGLGCKAIRVFKPEDMAPAFAEAAKLRDQYKVPVVVEIILERVTNIAMGTELDNVNEFEEVATCLADAPTSVCG from the coding sequence ATGGCCAAAATGCGAGCTGTTGACGCCGCCGTGCAGGTGTTGCTCAAGGAAGGCGTCCGGGCGGCCTTCGGCGTGCCGGGCGCGGCGATAAACCCCTTTTACTCGGCCATGAACAAGGCCGGCGGCATTGACCATATCCTCGCCCGGCACGTGGAGGGCGCGTCCCATATGGCGGAAGGGTATACCCGCGCCAACCCCGGCAACATCGGCGTGTGCATCGGCACGTCCGGCCCGGCGGGCACGGATATGATAACCGCCATGTACTCGGCTTCCGCCGATTCCATCCCCATTTTGTGCATCACCGGCCAGGCGCCGAAAGCCAAACTCCACAAGGAGGATTTCCAGTGCGTGGATATCGCCTCCATTGCCAAGCCCGTCACCAAAATGGCCATGACCGTGCTGGAGCCGGGGCAGGTCCCGCGCGCGTTCCAGCAGGCGTTCCACGTCATGCGGTCCGGACGGCCCGGCCCGGTGCTCATCGATCTGCCCTTTGACGTGCAGGTGGCGGAGATCGAGTTCGACATCGACACCTACGAGCCGCTGCCCGTCTACAAACCCGGGGCCAGCAAAAAGCAGCTCGAAAAAGTTCTCGCCATGCTGATGGCGGCCCAAAAACCGGTCATCGTCGCGGGCGGCGGCGTTATCAACGCGGATGCCGCCGATCTGCTGGTGCAATTCGCCGAACTGACCGGCGTCCCGGTCATCCCCACGCTCATGGGCTGGGGTGCCATCCCGGACGACCACCCGCTGATGATCGGGCGGATCGGCATCCAGAGTTCCCACCGCTACGCCAATATTTCGTTCCTGGAATCGGATTTCGTGCTCGGCATCGGCAACCGCTGGGCCAACCGGCACACCGGCTCCATTGAAAAGTACACCGCGGGCCGGAAATTCGTGCATATCGACGTGGAACCCACCCAGATCGGCCGCGTGTTCAACCCGGATCTGGGCATCGCCTCCTGCGCCAAAGCCGCGCTCGCCGGGCTGGTGGACCTCGCCAAGGAAAAAAAGGCCGCGCTCCCGGATTTTTCCGGCTGGGCCAAGACCTGCCGGGACCGCAAGAACGACGCGGCCATGCAGCGCAAAACCCACTTCGACACCGTGCCCGTGAAGCCCCAGCGCGTGTATGAGGAAATGAACAAGGCCTTCGGGAAAGACGTGACCTATGTCACCACCATCGGCCTTTCTCAGATCGCGGCCAACCAGATGCTGCACGTGTATAAGCCCCGCCACTGGATCAACTCCGCCCAGGCCGGGCCCTTGGGCTGGACGCTGCCCGCGGCGCTGGGCGTGGTCAAGGCCGACCCCTCCCGTACCGTTGTGGCGCTTTCCGGCGATTTCGACTTCCAATTCCTGATAGAAGAGTTGGCCGTGGGCGCGCAGTTCAAGTTGCCCTATATCCATGTGGTGGTGAACAACAGTTACCTGGGGCTTATCCGGCAGTCGCAGCGCGGGTTCAATATGGACTACTGCGTGCAGCTGTCCTTTGAAAACGTCAATGCGCCGGAAATCGGCGAATACGGCGTGGACCACGTGAAAGTGGCGGAGGGCCTCGGCTGCAAAGCCATCCGTGTGTTCAAGCCGGAAGACATGGCCCCGGCCTTTGCCGAGGCCGCGAAACTCCGCGACCAGTACAAGGTGCCGGTGGTGGTGGAGATCATCCTGGAGCGCGTGACGAATATCGCCATGGGCACGGAGCTTGACAACGTCAACGAGTTTGAGGAAGTTGCTACATGCCTCGCGGATGCGCCGACATCCGTTTGCGGCTGA
- a CDS encoding Transcriptional regulator, IclR family, with the protein MPRGCADIRLRLNSETRGFPPWHGNPFILNFKGGGMDMENTPGAGSTVKSLRSALQLLELVGKERNGARVKDLAAASGVNTASVSKMLSTLAAQGFVRKDDATRRYFLGFKLIELGTRLIESLDIRAAARPILEELEDATNEVINLAAYHIGDLIYIDKYEGTKSLRMHSKIGGRADWVNTAVGKAVFANLPDHEKAYLQERFTFTPKTPASITSREVFLAQISEVRAKGYAVDVEENEMGILCVGAAVFDYSGKPVGAVSISWPVVRGGLERLHTLQEPLRAACAAISRAMGYRG; encoded by the coding sequence ATGCCTCGCGGATGCGCCGACATCCGTTTGCGGCTGAACAGCGAGACGCGCGGGTTTCCGCCATGGCACGGGAACCCGTTCATCCTCAACTTCAAAGGTGGCGGCATGGATATGGAAAATACCCCCGGAGCCGGGAGCACGGTCAAATCGCTCCGCTCGGCCTTGCAGCTCCTGGAGTTGGTCGGCAAAGAGCGCAACGGCGCCAGGGTCAAGGATCTTGCAGCCGCCTCCGGCGTGAACACGGCCAGCGTGTCCAAGATGCTGTCCACCCTCGCGGCCCAGGGATTTGTCCGGAAAGACGACGCCACCCGCCGGTATTTCCTGGGTTTCAAGCTCATTGAGCTGGGCACCAGGCTGATCGAGTCCCTGGATATCCGGGCGGCCGCGCGGCCCATCCTGGAAGAATTGGAAGACGCCACCAACGAGGTCATCAACCTGGCCGCCTACCATATTGGCGACCTTATCTATATCGACAAATACGAAGGCACCAAGTCCTTACGCATGCATTCGAAGATCGGCGGCAGGGCGGACTGGGTGAACACGGCCGTGGGCAAGGCGGTTTTCGCGAACCTGCCGGATCACGAAAAAGCCTATTTGCAGGAGCGGTTCACCTTCACACCCAAAACCCCGGCCAGCATCACCAGCCGGGAGGTTTTCCTGGCCCAGATTTCCGAAGTCCGCGCCAAAGGGTATGCCGTGGACGTGGAGGAGAACGAAATGGGCATCCTCTGCGTGGGCGCGGCTGTGTTTGACTATTCGGGCAAGCCCGTGGGCGCGGTGAGCATTTCCTGGCCGGTCGTGCGCGGCGGGCTGGAACGGCTGCATACGCTGCAAGAGCCTTTGCGCGCTGCCTGTGCCGCCATTTCCCGGGCCATGGGGTACCGGGGTTAA
- a CDS encoding Dihydrodipicolinate synthetase, with product MSTAIPRLRGVLSPVLTPFKANLDPSPERFLAHCKRLVDAGVGLAIFGTNSEANSLSVQEKLDLLEYLLASGIPAERLMPGTGCCALTDSVTLTRAAVARGCGGVLMLPPFYYKEVSVDGLFRSYSEIIQRVGNANLRLYLYHIPPIAVVPISAELIERLLKAYPGTVAGIKDSSGDWSNTEMLLKNFQSESFDVFCGSEVFLLQNMRGGGAGCITATANTNAPAIMDMYNSWKTPEADAKQAAITATRKAFAKLPMIASMKAVIARELNDPEWAMPRPPLMPCAPDKVDGVMAELKSLGYKYV from the coding sequence ATGTCCACAGCCATCCCGCGTCTTCGCGGCGTGTTGTCCCCTGTTCTGACCCCCTTCAAGGCCAACCTCGATCCTTCTCCCGAGCGGTTCCTCGCCCACTGCAAAAGGCTGGTGGACGCGGGCGTGGGGCTGGCGATTTTCGGCACCAACTCGGAGGCCAACTCCCTTTCCGTGCAGGAAAAACTGGACCTCCTGGAATACCTCCTCGCGAGCGGCATCCCGGCGGAACGGTTGATGCCCGGCACGGGCTGCTGCGCCCTGACCGATTCCGTCACCCTGACAAGAGCCGCCGTGGCCAGGGGCTGCGGGGGCGTGCTCATGCTGCCGCCGTTCTATTACAAGGAAGTCTCGGTGGACGGGCTGTTCCGGTCGTATTCCGAGATTATCCAGCGGGTGGGCAATGCCAATTTGCGCCTGTATCTCTACCACATTCCGCCCATTGCCGTGGTGCCCATCAGCGCGGAACTGATCGAGCGGCTCCTGAAGGCCTACCCCGGCACCGTCGCGGGCATCAAGGACAGCTCCGGCGACTGGAGTAATACGGAAATGCTGCTCAAAAACTTCCAGTCCGAGAGCTTCGACGTGTTCTGCGGCAGCGAGGTTTTCCTCTTGCAGAACATGCGCGGGGGCGGGGCCGGCTGCATCACCGCGACGGCCAACACCAACGCGCCGGCCATCATGGACATGTACAACAGCTGGAAAACGCCCGAGGCGGACGCCAAGCAGGCCGCGATAACGGCCACGCGCAAGGCTTTCGCCAAGCTCCCGATGATCGCCTCCATGAAGGCCGTCATCGCCCGCGAACTGAACGACCCGGAATGGGCCATGCCCCGTCCGCCGCTGATGCCCTGCGCGCCGGACAAGGTGGACGGCGTGATGGCGGAATTGAAGAGCCTGGGCTACAAGTACGTGTAA
- a CDS encoding Methyltransferase type 11, whose amino-acid sequence MAYQSFPWQQGDSRSFEKLVRLYLPVLQGKTLLDVGCNTGYFCGWAAFQGAARVRGIDANPAFVSQAAALFPECSFACMSWDDLGPETFDVILCISAIHYAKDQQELIGKLMDRLNPDGVLVLEIGVAPGDADAFIEVERSIDTRLFPTRAKVASMLARYAFKELGQSVRQGGDPVPRYIYHVAHARPYAVTFLDGHYAGKTSAIAALLRPEIRRISGDATYRDIAQGNLAVSAPLRETVTCVPGTDHIDSALVTGNICDKGLLPALIAVFRHLAGGKDFILDHFIPPRHRPGVHAMLHANGYFVVDAALFEAAYPPWPRKRPPFRQYEAYTRYLEKRYAINEEEYLAANPDVAEAVAEGKLPSGQYHYMHFGKKEKRKLRPE is encoded by the coding sequence ATGGCGTACCAAAGCTTTCCCTGGCAGCAGGGCGATTCCCGGAGCTTCGAAAAACTCGTCAGGCTGTATTTGCCCGTGCTGCAAGGCAAAACCCTCCTCGACGTGGGGTGCAACACCGGCTACTTCTGCGGCTGGGCGGCTTTTCAGGGCGCGGCAAGGGTCAGGGGCATCGACGCGAACCCCGCCTTTGTCAGCCAGGCGGCCGCGCTGTTCCCGGAGTGCTCGTTCGCCTGCATGTCCTGGGATGACCTCGGCCCGGAAACATTCGACGTCATCCTGTGTATTTCCGCCATTCACTACGCCAAGGATCAGCAGGAACTTATCGGTAAGCTTATGGATCGTCTGAACCCGGACGGCGTGCTCGTTCTGGAGATCGGCGTCGCGCCCGGGGATGCGGATGCGTTCATTGAGGTCGAACGCTCCATTGATACGCGCTTGTTCCCCACGCGGGCGAAAGTGGCTTCCATGCTGGCGCGCTATGCGTTCAAGGAACTGGGGCAAAGCGTGCGGCAGGGCGGCGACCCCGTGCCGCGCTATATTTACCATGTGGCCCACGCCCGGCCCTATGCCGTCACCTTCCTCGACGGCCACTACGCGGGCAAAACCAGCGCGATAGCCGCGCTCCTCCGCCCGGAGATCCGCCGCATTTCCGGCGACGCGACGTACCGCGACATCGCGCAAGGCAACCTTGCCGTCAGCGCCCCCTTGCGGGAAACCGTCACCTGCGTACCCGGCACGGACCATATCGACAGCGCCCTCGTGACCGGGAATATCTGCGACAAAGGCCTGCTCCCGGCCCTGATCGCGGTGTTCCGGCACTTGGCCGGCGGAAAGGACTTCATCCTGGATCATTTCATCCCCCCGCGCCACAGGCCGGGCGTCCATGCCATGCTCCACGCCAACGGGTACTTTGTGGTGGACGCCGCCCTGTTTGAAGCCGCGTACCCGCCCTGGCCCCGCAAACGCCCGCCGTTCCGGCAGTACGAAGCCTACACCCGCTACCTGGAAAAGCGCTACGCCATCAACGAGGAAGAGTACCTGGCCGCCAACCCGGACGTGGCAGAAGCCGTGGCCGAGGGCAAACTGCCGAGCGGGCAGTACCACTACATGCATTTCGGGAAAAAAGAAAAACGCAAGCTGCGCCCGGAGTAA
- a CDS encoding hypothetical protein (Evidence 5 : No homology to any previously reported sequences) encodes MNTHDIKERQKKDVKPGKGVAPDPDVQSHDANVGLGGECITPPHPESARADSGEPCDDGRGAGKS; translated from the coding sequence ATGAACACGCATGATATCAAAGAACGCCAGAAAAAAGACGTAAAACCCGGCAAGGGCGTGGCGCCGGACCCTGACGTGCAGTCCCACGACGCCAATGTGGGCCTTGGCGGAGAATGCATCACGCCGCCGCACCCGGAATCCGCGAGAGCCGATTCCGGCGAACCCTGCGACGACGGGCGCGGCGCCGGGAAAAGCTGA
- a CDS encoding conserved hypothetical protein (Evidence 4 : Homologs of previously reported genes of unknown function): MNVYEAIAARRTIRDFEDRPVAMPLIERIIEAGLKAPTNNHLRQWEFVIVEGKEERAKLLRVRNMTDKDECEAMLDGFGMTDQVQRNMYREAMPRQFSMLYSAGCLILPFFKVREPLLRPSSLSSLNDFASMWCCIENMLLAAASEGILGVTRIPMQEESDHIKSVLGHPDAYVMPCYLALGYPAKNAAIPAQKVIRAKDKIHINSWE, encoded by the coding sequence ATGAACGTTTACGAAGCGATCGCGGCCCGCAGAACCATCCGGGACTTTGAAGACAGGCCGGTTGCGATGCCCCTCATTGAACGGATTATTGAAGCCGGATTGAAGGCCCCGACCAACAACCACCTGCGTCAGTGGGAATTTGTCATTGTGGAAGGGAAGGAAGAACGGGCGAAGCTTCTCCGGGTCAGGAACATGACCGACAAGGACGAATGCGAGGCCATGCTCGACGGGTTCGGCATGACGGACCAGGTGCAGCGCAATATGTACCGTGAGGCCATGCCGCGCCAGTTTTCCATGCTCTACAGCGCCGGTTGCCTGATCCTTCCCTTTTTCAAGGTCAGGGAACCGTTGCTGCGGCCGAGCTCATTGAGTTCGCTCAACGATTTCGCCTCCATGTGGTGCTGTATCGAAAACATGCTGCTGGCCGCGGCATCCGAGGGTATTCTGGGTGTTACCCGCATCCCGATGCAGGAAGAATCCGACCATATCAAATCCGTGCTCGGCCACCCGGACGCCTATGTTATGCCCTGTTATCTCGCCCTGGGGTATCCGGCGAAAAACGCCGCCATACCTGCCCAGAAAGTCATCCGCGCGAAAGACAAGATCCATATCAATTCGTGGGAGTGA
- a CDS encoding conserved hypothetical protein (Evidence 4 : Homologs of previously reported genes of unknown function), giving the protein MKNVVEFTVQGTGQKLQVPVNIIFNGGYAGTNQHLVREHIEELAKLGVPAPTTTPTLYPLSNYLATTSDTLQVQHGETSGEVEYAVIWHGGKKYVTVACDHTDRNLESFSVPKSKQACPDVFAPEVWAWDDVKDHFGELQLKCWVTKNGKRELYQDAPCKAMLLPDAWAEKFEKIGVNKDNNIFISGTINTVNNTLVFGDFFEVEIHDPVLNRTISHSYTVQVLPKGIE; this is encoded by the coding sequence ATGAAAAACGTAGTGGAATTCACCGTTCAGGGTACGGGCCAGAAACTGCAGGTTCCCGTCAACATCATTTTCAACGGCGGCTACGCGGGCACCAACCAGCACCTGGTCCGCGAACATATCGAGGAACTCGCCAAACTCGGCGTGCCCGCGCCCACGACCACGCCCACCCTGTACCCCCTGTCCAACTACCTCGCCACCACCAGCGACACCCTCCAGGTGCAGCACGGCGAAACCTCGGGCGAAGTGGAATACGCCGTCATCTGGCACGGCGGCAAAAAATATGTGACCGTCGCCTGCGACCATACGGACCGCAACCTGGAAAGCTTCAGCGTGCCCAAATCCAAACAGGCTTGCCCGGACGTGTTCGCGCCGGAAGTATGGGCCTGGGACGACGTGAAAGACCATTTCGGCGAGTTGCAACTGAAGTGCTGGGTTACCAAAAACGGCAAGCGCGAACTATACCAGGACGCTCCCTGCAAGGCCATGCTGCTGCCCGACGCCTGGGCGGAAAAGTTTGAAAAAATCGGCGTGAACAAAGACAACAACATCTTCATTTCCGGCACCATCAACACGGTCAACAACACCCTCGTTTTCGGCGACTTTTTTGAAGTGGAAATCCACGACCCCGTCCTGAACCGCACCATCTCCCACAGCTACACGGTCCAGGTCCTGCCCAAGGGCATCGAATAG
- a CDS encoding Transcriptional regulator, GntR family, translating into MDSVEKRTSSRREEAYNQLKQAIIDKSIAPGDMVNERRLAQTLGISRTPVREALQMLEAERWVTVLPWRGVVVRPVTPEEVDEVFQLRLVLEPVVVEMLVGRISRAELYSLDELLRRQARIASPDQGGQFIAIDQEFHLYLAEKSGNARLLSFMTQLRDIHLRLGVETVGNLNRFEATLKEHRAVVDALKEGNAMAAKQAMLYHIVHTHEAISSRVKKTPQNQGDAL; encoded by the coding sequence ATGGACTCCGTGGAAAAAAGAACGTCCTCCCGCAGGGAAGAAGCCTACAACCAATTGAAACAGGCTATTATCGACAAAAGCATCGCTCCCGGCGACATGGTCAACGAGCGCCGCCTTGCGCAGACTTTGGGCATCAGCCGGACCCCGGTCCGCGAAGCGCTGCAAATGCTGGAGGCCGAGCGCTGGGTTACGGTGCTGCCCTGGCGGGGCGTGGTGGTCCGGCCCGTGACGCCCGAGGAAGTTGACGAAGTCTTCCAGCTGCGGCTGGTTCTGGAGCCCGTGGTGGTGGAGATGCTCGTCGGCAGGATAAGCCGCGCGGAACTGTACAGCCTGGACGAACTCCTGCGGCGGCAGGCCAGGATAGCAAGCCCGGACCAGGGCGGGCAGTTCATCGCGATAGACCAGGAGTTCCACCTGTATCTCGCGGAGAAAAGCGGGAACGCGCGCCTGCTCTCGTTCATGACCCAGCTGCGGGACATCCATTTGCGGCTGGGGGTGGAAACGGTCGGCAACCTTAATCGCTTCGAGGCCACGCTTAAGGAACACAGGGCCGTTGTCGACGCGTTGAAGGAAGGCAACGCCATGGCCGCGAAACAGGCCATGCTCTACCATATAGTCCACACCCATGAGGCTATTTCAAGCCGGGTCAAAAAGACCCCGCAAAACCAAGGAGACGCGTTATGA
- the mtnU gene encoding putative enzyme (Evidence 3 : Function proposed based on presence of conserved amino acid motif, structural feature or limited homology; Product type pe : putative enzyme) produces MKVCAVQIAAAVGDRAANMRKVEEQLALAAGHGIDVAVLPELWDMGFYPVNALELGDPEGEQAKAFLAKQAAKYKINLVGGSIIHKKDGKIRNRSYVFDRGGALVSQYDKIHLFSPSKEHENFEAGDKLAVYELDGVPVGQIICYDIRFGELVRTLALKGIKILFAPAAWPHPRLNHWRLLAQARAVENQMFVVAVNTVGPVNNLTFCGHSIMVDPWGEIIAEAGGEEQLLVGKLDLAVIADIRERINVFRDRRPELYDVQKPK; encoded by the coding sequence ATGAAGGTATGTGCCGTGCAGATAGCGGCCGCGGTCGGCGACCGCGCCGCCAACATGCGCAAGGTGGAGGAACAGCTGGCCCTGGCCGCCGGGCACGGGATCGACGTGGCGGTGCTGCCGGAGCTCTGGGACATGGGGTTCTACCCGGTCAACGCTCTGGAGCTGGGCGACCCGGAAGGGGAACAGGCAAAGGCCTTTCTCGCGAAGCAGGCGGCCAAATACAAGATAAACCTCGTGGGCGGGTCCATCATCCACAAAAAGGACGGCAAGATCCGGAACCGGTCCTACGTGTTCGACCGGGGCGGCGCGCTCGTCTCGCAGTACGACAAAATCCACCTTTTCTCCCCCTCCAAGGAACACGAAAATTTTGAAGCGGGCGACAAACTCGCCGTGTACGAGCTGGACGGCGTGCCCGTCGGGCAGATCATCTGCTACGATATCCGGTTCGGCGAGCTGGTCAGAACCCTGGCCCTCAAGGGCATCAAAATCCTGTTCGCCCCGGCAGCCTGGCCGCACCCGCGCCTGAACCACTGGCGGCTGCTGGCCCAGGCCAGAGCCGTGGAAAACCAGATGTTCGTCGTGGCCGTGAACACGGTCGGGCCGGTGAACAACCTTACCTTCTGCGGGCATTCCATCATGGTCGATCCCTGGGGCGAAATCATCGCCGAGGCCGGGGGCGAGGAGCAGCTCCTGGTCGGCAAGCTCGATCTTGCCGTCATCGCGGATATCCGGGAACGCATCAACGTGTTCCGCGACCGCCGGCCGGAACTGTACGACGTGCAAAAACCGAAATAA